The nucleotide window AATGACCAAAAACAGACTTGAAGTAATGCTGAATAGTCTTTTAAAACACGGTAAACATCATCTTGCTGTTGGGCAAGTAAAGTATTTTAGAACTGACGGTATTAGCAATGGTTACGCACGTTACGAACGCTGGCTTAATGAGCTTACCGAAAAAGGCAATAACTATTCAGAAATTTACAAAGAATGTGTAATTCCTTCACCCTGCTGGATGCTACATCGTGATGATTTTGTAGCCTGTGAAGGTTTTGAGCCTAATCGTTATCCTGAAGATTATGATTTAACGTTTCGGTTTTATCGAGCAAAATACAAATGCATTCCTTGCGATAAGTTACTACTCTATTGGCGCGATTACAGTACACGAACGTCCAGAACGCAAGAGCATTATGCTGAAAATTACTTTTTAGACATAAAATTACACTACTTCTTGGAGTTAGATTATAAACCAAAAAGGCCTTTGGTTGTTTGGGGCGCGGGAAAAAAAGGAAAAACTATAGCTAAGCTCTTAATTGAAAATGATATTTCGTTTTACTGGATTTGCAATAACAAAAAGAAAATAGGTAAAAATATTTATGGACAAAAACTACTGAATTTTAAATATTTAGAACAACTCAATCATCCGCAAAGTATTATTACGGTTGCTAATGAAGACGCACAAAAAGACATAAAACAATATTACAAAACGCTAAACATGCAGTCTATGACTGATTATTTTTTCTTTTGTTAAATTTCTCAAAAGCGCATTACACTTATCCTTTTTCATTTTCTATATTTGACAAACTAATAATGCCACAACAGGAATGCAGTTTAAACATCCCGAATTACTTTACGCACTTTTTTTACTGATAATTCCTATACTTATTCACTTATTTCAATTACGTCGTTTTCAGAAAGTTGAATTTACTAATGTTAAGTTCTTAAAAGCTGTAAAACTTCAAACTCGTAAAAGCTCACAGTTAAAAAAGTGGCTAACATTACTTACCCGAATGTTGTTATTGGCTTGTGCCATTATTGCATTTGCCCAACCATTTATACCAAATACTGAAGGTTTTAATGAAACACAAGAAATCGTTGTGTATCTAGACAACTCATACAGTATGCAAGCGACTGGAAAAAACGGAAGTCTGCTAAATGAAGCCATTCAGGATATGATAAACAACTTTCCTGAAGATGAAAAGATAAGTCTGTTTACTAATACGCAAACCTTTAGAAACACAAGTTTAAAGGCGTTAAAAAATGATTTAATTCAATTAGAGCACTCACCTACGCAACTAAATTATGATGCGCTTTTTATTAAAGGAAAAGCATTGTTTTCAAAAGATAAATCCTCTTCCAAAAACCTTATTCTTATTTCAGATTTTCAGCAAAAAGACAATCCTGTTACGTTTGAAACCGACAGTACTATCAACCTAAAGTTAGTTCAACCAAAATCTACATTAGTTTCTAATGTGAGTATAGATAGTGTTTACGTTGCAAATTCTAATGCTGAAACTTTAGACTTAAAAGTAAAACTATCTAATCAAGGTGAAGCTATCGAAAACCTTACAGTCTCTCTATTTAATGATGACGTTTTATTAGCTAAAAATGCTATAGACATAAGCGAAAGTTCCGAAGCTACGTTTTCGGTTTCTAACAATGCAGTAATTAATGGAAAATTAGTTATTGAAGATGCAGGTTTGCAATACGATAATAGCTTTTATTTCAACATCAATGCTAAACCAAAAATTAAGGTCCTTGCCATAAATGAAAATACTGATGATAATTTTTTAAAACGCATCTATACCGATGATGAATTTGAGTATAATTCTTTTAAAGAAAGTAGTCTTAATTTCAATTTAATTCAAGATCAAAATCTAATTGTTTTAAATGAATTAAAGAGCATATCTGATGCTCTAAGAACAGCTCTTATTTCTTTTAGAAATGACGGTGGACACACATTAACAATCCCTTCAAAAGAAATAATATTAAACACTTATAATCAATTATTTAAAACTATTAATATATCTCAATACAATACTCTAAGTAGTCAACAAAAACGTATAACTACGATTAACTATAATCATCCACTTTTAACCAATGCATTTTACTCTAAAGTTAGTAATTTTCAATATCCAAAAGTTGAATCTTCATATAGTTTTTCTTCCAATGCTAATAGTGTATTGTCCTATGAAGATGGCAACGCTTTTTTAGTTGGAAATAATGGTATTTATTCATTTTCGGGTGCCCTAAATGATGAGAATTCAAACTTTAAAAATTCACCTTTAATAGTTCCTGTACTTTATAATTTAGGTAAACAAAGTTTAAAATTGTCGCAACTCTATTATACCATAGGACAACAAAATACAATTGCAATTAATGCAGTTTTAGGACAAGACGATATTTTATCGCTTGGTACTACAGAGAATTCGATAATTCCGTTACAAAAAACTTACAGCAAAATGGTTGAATTAGAAACCCAAGAATATCCTGAAAACGCAGGTATATATGAGGTAAAAAGCAAATCTGAGGTTCTTCAAAACTTAAGTTTTAACTTTAATAGAGACGAAAGTAACTTACACTATCTCGATTTAAAAAACATTACGAAAATTTCGGTAGATGAAAGTTTGGCCTCAACAATAAACACTATAAAAAGTAGCACAAGTATTAATGCACTATGGAAATGGTTTGTTATTTTTGCGCTAGTATTTTTAATAATAGAAATACTTCTACTAAAATACCTTAAATGAACGCACTCATAAAATCTGCTACAATCGTTGATTCTAAAAGTGATTTTCACAACCAAACGGTAGATATTTTAATTGAAAAAGGTCGCATTTCTAAGATTTCCAAACGCATTTCTAATCCTCATAATTACGACGAGATTAAATTAGACAACCTTCATGTCTCACAAGGATGGTTTGACAGTAGCGTATCTTTTGGAGAACCAGGATACGAGGAACGTGAAACCATAGAAAACGGTCTAAAAACTGCTGCTTTATCTGGTTTTACAGCTGTAGCACTTAATGCAAATTCTAACCCGATAATTGATTGTTTTGCTGATATCACTTTAGTAAAGGCTAAGGCTAAAAACAAAGCCACAAGCCTCTATCCTATTGGTGCTCTTACAAAATCGAGTAAAAGTAGCGATTTAGCGGAACTATTTGATATGAAAAATGCCGGCGCAGTTGCATTCTACGATTATCAAAAACCTATTTCTAATCCCAACCTATTAAAAATTGCATTACAATATAGCAGTGCTTTTGATGGTTTGGTGTTATCCTTTCCGCAGGAGTCTAAAATTTCTGGTTTAGGAGTGGTTAATGAACATATTAACAGCACGCGTTTAGGTTTAAAAGGAAATCCTGGTTTGGCTGAAGAATTGCAGATAGCTAGAGATCTATTTCTTTTAGAATACACTGGTGGAAAACTACATATACCAACAATATCTACCGCTAAATCTGTAGAACTTATTAGAGAAGGGAAAGCTAAAAACCTTAACGTTACTTGTAGTGTAGCGATACACAATTTAGTATTAACGGATGATAGCCTAGAAGGATTTGATACAAGGTATAAAGTACTGCCACCATTAAGAACACAAAATGATTGTAATGCTTTAATTGAAGGGTTAAAAGATGGTACAATAGATATGGTTACCACAGACCATAACCCAATTGATATCGAAGATAAAAATGTAGAGTTTGACTATGCCAAATATGGCACTATAGGTTTAGAGTCGGCTTTTGGGGCTTTACAAACCATTTTTACCACAAAGAAAACGATAAGTTTACTAACCCAAGGTAAAGCTAGATTTGGTATTACCGAAACCATCGTAAATACTGGTCAAATAGCAAATTTAAGTTTATTTAACCCAGACGGTAAATATCTATTTAAGAAAGAAAATATTATTTCAAAATCCAAAAACAGTGCTTTCTTAAACAATGAATTAAAAGGTCGCGTCTACGGAATAATTGCAAACAATAAAATTGCTCTTAAATAATGGATAAAGAAGATATAAGAGAAGGTAAGACCTTAGCAACCATAGCACATTTAACACCTATAGGTTTGCTTGTAGCCATTTCTTTGAATTTAGAAAAAAGGAACCCTTACATCTTTTTTCATGCCCGACAAATGATAGGCTTAATTATAATGGTAGCCTTTTCTAATATATGTGAAAAGTATGTTAATTCGTGGTTTGGTACAGCCCTTTGGTTTGTTACCTTTATTTCATGGTTATATTGTTTACTATATGCTCTTAAAGGAGAGTATAAGTTACTACCTGTCTTAGGGCAATACTTTCAGGATTGGTTTAAAAACCTAAAATAAACATTATTAGTGACTACAACCTTACATTACATAAAAAGACCGAGCACTTTAAAAGAAAATGTACCTTTACTCATTATGTGTCATGGTTATGGTAGTGATGAAAACGATTTATTCTCATTTGCTTCAGAATTACCAGAAGAACTCTTTATTATTTCATTAAGAGCACCTTATGCCATGCAGCCTTATGGAAATGCATGGTATGCTATAAATTTTGATGCCGAAAAAGGAAAATGGAGCGATAACGTACAAGCGAGACAATCCGTTGACCTAATAGCACATTTTATTGACTATGCCTGTGACACTTATGCTGTAGACAAGACTAATGTCACCCTTTTGGGGTTTAGTCAAGGCACTATCCTAAGCCTATCGGTGGCTTTAAATTATCCAGAGAAGTTAAAAAATGTGGTGGCGCTTAGTGGCTATCTTAATAAAGATCTTTTACCTTCAAATATTGATAAAAACAAAGTATCTCACTTAAACATATTTTCATCCCATGGTTATGCCGATCAAGTAATACCTGTAGATTGGGCTAGAAAAACACCAGAATATTTAAAGGAGTTAAATATAAACCATATTTATAAAGAGTATCCTGTTGGACATGGTGTAGCTCCTCAGAACTTTTATGATTTTAAAAATTGGTTAACTACTTATATCTAACCTATTTTAGGATACATAAAATACTCTACCAATTTAAATTTAAGATCGTAATTTTCGTCAATTTCGTATTTTACAAAAATCTCTCCCCAATACGCACCATCCGTAAAATTTGCTAAAATCCATTTATGATTTACAATTCTTATTTTGTTTATCAATAATTTAGAATTTGTCATAGAAACAAAGGGTACTATAGGGTGGTCTTCGCCTTCGTAATGATTGGTATCATAAAGCCCTTCTTTAATAGCAACAATCAATTCATCAACATCATAGCCTTGTGCAATAAAATAATCTAACGCATTATCGTTTCCGTCAATGCTAAAGTAACTCAACTCAAAATTCTTATCTTCTAATTCAGTTATTGTTTTTTCTTGAGTTTTTATGGTCGTTTTAAACTGCTTTATGTCTTTTTCGTACTTGTCTAGAATATTTTTAGAGTTCACATATTGAAATATGAATGCTAAGGCTGAAAAAATGAACAAATACATAAAAATTCTACTCTTCATATCTATTTTTTATATTGAGATTTGTAAATTGTCGTATGCCAAAAAAACGTTTTCTGGTAACTTTTGTTGCACCTCATTATGAAAACCCATATGATGGCTTATATGCGTTAAGTAAGCACGTTTTGGGTTAACCTTATTTATAAAACCTAGTGCTTCCTCAAGATTAAAATGAGACATGTGTGGCTCTTCTCTTAGCGCATTTACCACCAAAGTATCTAGGTTTTGTAACTTCTTAATTTCCTTTTCTGCAACAGTTTTCATATCTGTGAGATAGGCAAAATTCTTAAATCGAAAGCCAAACACTTGCAGTTTAAAATGCAGGCCATCTATTGGCACCACTTTTAAATTACCTAATTTAAAAGCTTTATTTTTTATAATATGTTCTTTTACACTCGGTACACCTGGATACTTTGCTTTCGTTGTAAAAATATAATCAAAGCGTTTTTTAAGAGCCTTAAAAACGCGCTTGTGCGCATACAAGTCTATATCACCTTGTTTAAAGAAAAAAGGTCTAATATCATCTAAACCCATAGTATGGTCCGCATGCTCGTGTGTAAAAATAATTCCATCTATTTTAGTAACATTTGCATTGAGCATTTGTTGCCTAAAATCAGGACCGCAATCTATAACATATACATAATCATCCCACTCTATTAAAACCGAAACACGCAAGCGCTTATCTTTAGGGTCTTTACTAAGGCAAACAGGATGTGTACTACCTATAATTGGTATGCCTTGCGAAGTTCCGGTCCCTAAAAATGTAACTTTCAAAATGGTGTTAACTTTGAAACAAAAATAAGGTTATTTTTTTGTTTGCAATACTAAATTAATACCTTTGCGATAACGATGTAATCCCACTATCCATGGAAGAAATAACGTATAAAGGTGACTTTGAAATAGAAAACATTCCTTCTTTAAAAGACAAAGCCTTACGTATAAACCTTAACAAAGACATTTACGGTACTTTTGCAGAAATTGGCGCAGGCCAAGAAACTGTGCGTCAATTCTTTAGAGCAGGTGGTGCCTCTGGTACAATAGCCAAAGCTATGTCTGCTTATGACAAGCATTTTAGTGATGCGATCTATGGCATTGAAGATGATAAGCGCTACGTTACGGAAGCTAGGCTTCGCAAAATGCTAATTCATGAAGTTAATCTTATGGAACAGCGCATACCCAGAGACGATAATCCAAACAAGATTTTTTTCTCCTACGCCAATACAGTTGCTACCATAGATTTTGCAAAAAAATACAAGGGACATGGTTGGGTTGGTATTAAATTTCAGGTAGAACCCGAAGGAGAATACAATGAGATTGTGCTGCACATTCGTTTTAAAGAAAATGATGCTAGATTACAGCAAGAAACACTAGGTAAATTAGGAACTAACTTAATTTATGGTGCATTTTACAAATACAATCAACCCAAAAAACTATTGCGCTATTTGTATGATCATCTAGATAAAGATCAGTTAGAAATTGATACTATCAATTTTTCAGGACCAGTTTTTAAGGATGTAGATAACCGCTTAATGAGTTTACAACTGGTAAAAAACGGAATGACGGATGCCGTAATGTTTGCACCAGACGGAAACAACGTATTACCAGCACGTGTACTTTACAAAAAAAATATCTTAGCGCTAAGAGGTAGCTTTAGACCAGTTACTAAGGTTAATATGGATATGTATGAGAAATCATACGAAATGTTTATAAAAGAAAATAAAGTAGAAAAAGAGAATACCCAGGTTATATTTGAAATCACACTCTCTAACCTAAGAGCCGAAGGGGAAATTGACGAGCAAGACTTTATGGACAGAGCGCGATTACTTTGTTCTCTAGGACAAACGGTTTTAATATCTAATTTCCAAGAATATTATAAGCTAGTAGAATATTTCTCGCAATACACCAAAAACAGAATGGGACTTACAATGGGTGTAAGTAACCTAGTAGATATATTTGATGAAAAATATTATCGTCACTTAAGCGGTGGAATACTCGAAGCTTTTGGAAAACTATTCTACAAGGACTTAAGAGTATACCTATACCCAATGCAAAACGATGATGGCAGCCTTACTACAAGTGAAAACCTTAAAGTTCATCCTCGTATGAAAGAGCTCTACAAGTTCTTTAAATATAACGGAAAAGTAGTAGATATTACAGATTACGACTCATCTAACCTAACTGTATTTTCTAGGACAGTACTTAAAAAGATAGCAAATGGTGATAACGACTGGGAAGAAATGTTACCAGAAGGTGTAGCAAAATTAATTAAAGAAAAAAGTTTATTTGGCTGCGAATCTCAAGAAGTGATGCACAAATAAAACTTTATAAAAAAGCGACCTTTCGGTTACTATGCATAGTAGACGAAAGGTCGCTTTTTTTATTTATAATTTAGAGCTAATCATTTAAAATTTGAGCTGTATGCTCTTTAGTCTTTACCTTCGTTATTACGTCTTCTAAAATACCTTTTTCATCAATTACAAACGTGGTTCTGTGAATGCCATCGTACTCTTTGCCCATAAACTTTTTTGGTCCCCAAACGCCAAAAGCCTCAATAACAGCTTTGTCTTCATCCGCTAATAAAGGATACTGAAAACCGTACTTATTCTTAAAATTAGATTGGCGTTTGGCACTATCTGCACTTACACCCAAGATTTCATAACCTTGAGATTTAAAACGCTCATAATTATCGTTAAGATTACAAGCTTCAGCAGTACAGCCTGGAGTACTTGCTTTTGGGTAGAAAAAAACAACTAATTTTTTACCTTTGTAATCTTCTAGTGAGATTGTATTTCCATCTTGGTCTTTTGCCGAAAAATTTGGTGCCTTGTCACCTGTTTTTAAATGCGTCATAATTGCTTAAATTTGTTTTATGTAAAAATACAATGAATGACTAAGCAAGAAAAGGTTGATTTTGTTATAAATACGTTAAATGAACTCTACCCAGAAATACCCATTCCATTAGATCATAAAGATCCTTACACTTTATTAATAGCAGTGTTAATGTCTGCACAAAGTACAGATGTACGTGTTAATCAAATTACACCACTTTTGTTTGAACGAGCAGACAATCCATACGATATGATAAAGTTGAGTGTAGAAGAAATACGAGAGATTATAAAACCTGTTGGTTTATCTCCCATGAAAAGTAAAGGTATTTATGGTTTGTCTAAAATTCTTATTAATAAACATAATGGCCAAGTCCCAAAAACCTATGAAGCGCTTGAGGCGTTGCCTGCAGTTGGCCATAAAACCGCAGCTGTTGTGTTGTCGCAAGCTTTTGGTATACCTGCGTTTCCGGTAGATACGCATATTCATCGGTTAATGTACCGTTGGAATTTAACCAATGGCAAAAACGTGGTACAAACCGAAAAGGATGCAAAACGATTATTTCCTAAAGAATTATGGAACGACCTCCATCTTCAAATTATTTGGTATGGTAGAGAATATTCTCCTGCTCGCGGTTGGGATTTAGAAAAGGATATCATCACAAAAACCATTGGTAGAAAATCGGTTTTGAACGATTACTACAAAAAAAAGAAATAGTTTTAAGTTGGTATAATTGTTGATGCCGTTTCTAGAAACTATCAGTCAATGAAAAAGGCGCTAATAATCTTCATATCATTACTATTGTCATCCTGTATACCTTATAAAATTGCGCCTAAGTTTAAGAATAAGGATTATAAGGTTATGAAAGCCAAAAAGTTTCAAAGAAAACTCGCTAGAGAAACTTCGTTCATTTTTAAAGATCCTAAAGACGCTTATGAGTTTTATAATTATATAAATACAAAATATAGTCTAGACCATAATAACGTTGGGCTAAACTCACCTATTACAATTAATGATAAAACATACTTCTTTACTTATCATGAAGTTGAACGAACAGACCAAACCGCTAATATTGGCTTGGTAGTTACAGATTTAGTTTTAGATGAAAAACTAGGAATCACAGCTTTTGAAAACAATTATTCTAGCAGAAAAGGAC belongs to Winogradskyella sp. J14-2 and includes:
- the bcp gene encoding thioredoxin-dependent thiol peroxidase, which translates into the protein MTHLKTGDKAPNFSAKDQDGNTISLEDYKGKKLVVFFYPKASTPGCTAEACNLNDNYERFKSQGYEILGVSADSAKRQSNFKNKYGFQYPLLADEDKAVIEAFGVWGPKKFMGKEYDGIHRTTFVIDEKGILEDVITKVKTKEHTAQILND
- a CDS encoding BatA domain-containing protein, giving the protein MQFKHPELLYALFLLIIPILIHLFQLRRFQKVEFTNVKFLKAVKLQTRKSSQLKKWLTLLTRMLLLACAIIAFAQPFIPNTEGFNETQEIVVYLDNSYSMQATGKNGSLLNEAIQDMINNFPEDEKISLFTNTQTFRNTSLKALKNDLIQLEHSPTQLNYDALFIKGKALFSKDKSSSKNLILISDFQQKDNPVTFETDSTINLKLVQPKSTLVSNVSIDSVYVANSNAETLDLKVKLSNQGEAIENLTVSLFNDDVLLAKNAIDISESSEATFSVSNNAVINGKLVIEDAGLQYDNSFYFNINAKPKIKVLAINENTDDNFLKRIYTDDEFEYNSFKESSLNFNLIQDQNLIVLNELKSISDALRTALISFRNDGGHTLTIPSKEIILNTYNQLFKTINISQYNTLSSQQKRITTINYNHPLLTNAFYSKVSNFQYPKVESSYSFSSNANSVLSYEDGNAFLVGNNGIYSFSGALNDENSNFKNSPLIVPVLYNLGKQSLKLSQLYYTIGQQNTIAINAVLGQDDILSLGTTENSIIPLQKTYSKMVELETQEYPENAGIYEVKSKSEVLQNLSFNFNRDESNLHYLDLKNITKISVDESLASTINTIKSSTSINALWKWFVIFALVFLIIEILLLKYLK
- a CDS encoding glycosyltransferase family 2 protein, which translates into the protein MSQPLVSILIPFKNTEAFISECITSIINQTYSNWEAIFVNDHSDDTSYTIVEKFLENDDRIQLYTNKHEGIISALQTAFSNCKGTYITRMDSDDIMTKNRLEVMLNSLLKHGKHHLAVGQVKYFRTDGISNGYARYERWLNELTEKGNNYSEIYKECVIPSPCWMLHRDDFVACEGFEPNRYPEDYDLTFRFYRAKYKCIPCDKLLLYWRDYSTRTSRTQEHYAENYFLDIKLHYFLELDYKPKRPLVVWGAGKKGKTIAKLLIENDISFYWICNNKKKIGKNIYGQKLLNFKYLEQLNHPQSIITVANEDAQKDIKQYYKTLNMQSMTDYFFFC
- a CDS encoding MBL fold metallo-hydrolase, which produces MKVTFLGTGTSQGIPIIGSTHPVCLSKDPKDKRLRVSVLIEWDDYVYVIDCGPDFRQQMLNANVTKIDGIIFTHEHADHTMGLDDIRPFFFKQGDIDLYAHKRVFKALKKRFDYIFTTKAKYPGVPSVKEHIIKNKAFKLGNLKVVPIDGLHFKLQVFGFRFKNFAYLTDMKTVAEKEIKKLQNLDTLVVNALREEPHMSHFNLEEALGFINKVNPKRAYLTHISHHMGFHNEVQQKLPENVFLAYDNLQISI
- a CDS encoding hydrolase, which gives rise to MKSRIFMYLFIFSALAFIFQYVNSKNILDKYEKDIKQFKTTIKTQEKTITELEDKNFELSYFSIDGNDNALDYFIAQGYDVDELIVAIKEGLYDTNHYEGEDHPIVPFVSMTNSKLLINKIRIVNHKWILANFTDGAYWGEIFVKYEIDENYDLKFKLVEYFMYPKIG
- a CDS encoding endonuclease III domain-containing protein, with the protein product MTKQEKVDFVINTLNELYPEIPIPLDHKDPYTLLIAVLMSAQSTDVRVNQITPLLFERADNPYDMIKLSVEEIREIIKPVGLSPMKSKGIYGLSKILINKHNGQVPKTYEALEALPAVGHKTAAVVLSQAFGIPAFPVDTHIHRLMYRWNLTNGKNVVQTEKDAKRLFPKELWNDLHLQIIWYGREYSPARGWDLEKDIITKTIGRKSVLNDYYKKKK
- a CDS encoding dihydroorotase, with amino-acid sequence MNALIKSATIVDSKSDFHNQTVDILIEKGRISKISKRISNPHNYDEIKLDNLHVSQGWFDSSVSFGEPGYEERETIENGLKTAALSGFTAVALNANSNPIIDCFADITLVKAKAKNKATSLYPIGALTKSSKSSDLAELFDMKNAGAVAFYDYQKPISNPNLLKIALQYSSAFDGLVLSFPQESKISGLGVVNEHINSTRLGLKGNPGLAEELQIARDLFLLEYTGGKLHIPTISTAKSVELIREGKAKNLNVTCSVAIHNLVLTDDSLEGFDTRYKVLPPLRTQNDCNALIEGLKDGTIDMVTTDHNPIDIEDKNVEFDYAKYGTIGLESAFGALQTIFTTKKTISLLTQGKARFGITETIVNTGQIANLSLFNPDGKYLFKKENIISKSKNSAFLNNELKGRVYGIIANNKIALK
- a CDS encoding nicotinate-nucleotide adenylyltransferase codes for the protein MEEITYKGDFEIENIPSLKDKALRINLNKDIYGTFAEIGAGQETVRQFFRAGGASGTIAKAMSAYDKHFSDAIYGIEDDKRYVTEARLRKMLIHEVNLMEQRIPRDDNPNKIFFSYANTVATIDFAKKYKGHGWVGIKFQVEPEGEYNEIVLHIRFKENDARLQQETLGKLGTNLIYGAFYKYNQPKKLLRYLYDHLDKDQLEIDTINFSGPVFKDVDNRLMSLQLVKNGMTDAVMFAPDGNNVLPARVLYKKNILALRGSFRPVTKVNMDMYEKSYEMFIKENKVEKENTQVIFEITLSNLRAEGEIDEQDFMDRARLLCSLGQTVLISNFQEYYKLVEYFSQYTKNRMGLTMGVSNLVDIFDEKYYRHLSGGILEAFGKLFYKDLRVYLYPMQNDDGSLTTSENLKVHPRMKELYKFFKYNGKVVDITDYDSSNLTVFSRTVLKKIANGDNDWEEMLPEGVAKLIKEKSLFGCESQEVMHK
- a CDS encoding alpha/beta hydrolase translates to MTTTLHYIKRPSTLKENVPLLIMCHGYGSDENDLFSFASELPEELFIISLRAPYAMQPYGNAWYAINFDAEKGKWSDNVQARQSVDLIAHFIDYACDTYAVDKTNVTLLGFSQGTILSLSVALNYPEKLKNVVALSGYLNKDLLPSNIDKNKVSHLNIFSSHGYADQVIPVDWARKTPEYLKELNINHIYKEYPVGHGVAPQNFYDFKNWLTTYI